The following proteins are encoded in a genomic region of Sesamum indicum cultivar Zhongzhi No. 13 linkage group LG8, S_indicum_v1.0, whole genome shotgun sequence:
- the LOC105167461 gene encoding CDPK-related protein kinase, translated as MGVCTSKPRPSSEHNFHSSEEIKPSVVPGQDEDNPVGLKTNGGNARDSGNLGEKKKNEENHEVGKKSPFFPFYSPSPAHYLFSKKSPARSPAPGSGTPRRFFKKPFPPPSPAKHIKAVLARRHGSVKPNEAAIPEGKEVAEKTGLDKSFGFSKNFYSKYELGEEVGRGHFGYTCKAKFKKGELKGQEVAVKVIPKAKMTTAIAIEDVRKEVKILRALTGHNNLIQFYDAYEDQDNVYIVMELCEGGELLDRILSRGGKYTEEDAKTVMTQILNVVAFCHLQGVVHRDLKPENFLFTSKEENSTLKAIDFGLSDFVKPDERLNDIVGSAYYVAPEVLHRAYSTEADVWSIGVIAYILLCGSRPFWARTESGIFRAVVKAEPTYEEPPWPTLSSEAKDFVKRLLNKDPRKRMTAAQAMCHPWLRNTNDVKVPLDILIFKLMKAYMRSSPLRKAALRALSKTLTEDELFYLKKQFAQLEPSKNGTISLDNIISALKKNATDAMNESRIYDFLASLNALQYRRMDFEEFCAAASSVYQLEALDRWEQHARCAYELFDKDGNRTIMIEELASELGLSPSIPVHAVLHDWIRHTDGKLSFLGFVKLLHGVSSRSLAKAH; from the exons ATGGGAGTTTGTACTTCCAAACCCAGACCCTCTTCGGAGcacaattttcattcatcagaAGAAATTAAGCCCTCCGTTGTTCCTGGCCAGGACGAGGATAATCCTGTTGGGCTGAAGACTAATGGCGGAAATGCGAGAGATTCTGGTAATCTTggggagaagaaaaagaatgaagaGAATCACGAGGTAGGTAAGAAGTCCCCGTTTTTCCCGTTCTACAGCCCAAGCCCGGCTCATTATTTGTTCTCGAAGAAGTCTCCGGCGAGATCTCCGGCGCCTGGAAGCGGGACGCCGAGGAGATTTTTCAAGAAGCCGTTTCCGCCGCCGTCTCCGGCGAAGCACATCAAGGCGGTGCTCGCGCGGCGGCATGGCTCGGTGAAGCCCAATGAGGCGGCGATACCAGAGGGAAAGGAGGTGGCGGAGAAGACGGGATTGGATAAGAGTTTTGGGTTTTCCAAGAATTTTTATAGCAAGTATGAGCTGGGAGAGGAGGTGGGCAGGGGGCATTTTGGTTATACTTGTAAGGCGAAGTTCAAGAAGGGGGAGCTCAAGGGACAGGAGGTTGCTGTTAAAGTCATACCCAAAGCTAAG ATGACCACCGCTATAGCTATTGAAGACGTGCGCAAGGAGGTGAAAATATTGAGAGCTTTGACAGGACATAACAATCTGATACAATTTTATGATGCCTATGAAGATCAGGACAATGTCTACATAGTGATGGA GTTATGTGAAGGAGGCGAGCTTTTGGATAGAATACTGTCAAG GGGTGGGAAGTATACGGAAGAAGATGCAAAAACTGTGATGACACAAATACTGAACGTTGTTGCATTCTGCCATCTCCAAGGAGTGGTACATCGGGATCTCAAACCTGAG AATTTCTTGTTTACATCCAAAGAAGAAAACTCAACATTGAAGGCTATAGATTTTGGATTATCAGATTTTGTGAAACCAG ATGAAAGGCTTAATGACATTGTTGGTAGTGCATACTATGTGGCGCCTGAGGTTTTGCATAGGGCATACAGTACTGAGGCTGACGTTTGGAGTATTGGCGTAATAGCATACATACTATTATGCGGAAGCCGCCCATTTTGGGCTCGGACAGAATCTGGCATCTTTCGTGCCGTTGTAAAAGCTGAACCAACATATGAAGAACCACCTTGGCCAACTCTGTCTTCAGAGGCGAAAGACTTTGTCAAACGTCTGCTAAATAAGGATCCAAGGAAAAGAATGACTGCAGCTCAAGCCATGT GTCATCCATGGCTCAGAAATACCAATGATGTAAAAGTGCCATTggacatattaatatttaaacttaTGAAAGCTTATATGCGTTCATCTCCCCTCCGGAAAGCTGCTTTACGG GCTTTATCAAAAACTCTGACAGAGGACGAACTTTTCTACCTAAAGAAGCAGTTTGCACAATTGGAACCAAGCAAGAATGGGACGATTAGTTTAGATAACATTATATCG GCCTTGAAGAAAAATGCGACGGATGCCATGAACGAATCTCGCATTTACGATTTTCTTGCTTCG CTTAATGCACTTCAATATAGAAGGATGGATTTTGAAGAATTCTGTGCTGCTGCTTCAAGTGTGTATCAGTTAGAAGCTCTTGATAGATGGGAACAGCATGCTCGCTGCGCCTATGAACTCTTTGACAAGGATGGCAACAGGACTATCATGATCGAGGAATTAGCTTCT GAACTCGGCCTTAGCCCTTCTATTCCTGTTCATGCCGTCCTCCATGACTGGATCAGACATACTGATGGGAAACTCAGTTTCCTTGGATTCGTCAAGTTATTGCATGGTGTTTCCAGCAGGTCTCTTGCAAAAGCTCATTGA
- the LOC105167582 gene encoding patatin-like protein 2: protein METARACMPQALLSLIGVKVVSNCGFVRWLLIRPRKGSIVTVLSIDGGGIRGIIPATILAFLESKLQERDGPESRLADYFDIVAGTSTGGLLATMITAPNEEKRPIYAAKDIVDFYLQHCPGLFPGCRLILIFAMFYRYSSINRSRHNLLKTFKNLFGPKYNGRYLRTLLREQLGELTIKETLTDLVIPAFDIKRLQPVIFTTTDVCIFSICILLPQVDAKINAHLLQILGQAKEKAYRNANLSDICIGTSAAPTYLPAHYFETIDEGGKVTSYDLIDGGVAANNPSQTLIAISHISSGILAGDSEYVQMDPLDSSKILVLSLGTGIVKQAHEYNAETAARWGLFGWVYKKGNIPLLDVFGDASSDMVDIHVSTLFQSLHTQNNYLRIQVV from the exons ATGGAAACAGCACGTGCATGCATGCCACAAGCTTTGTTAAGTTTGATAGGAGTTAAGGTTGTTTCCAATTG TGGATTTGTGAGATGGCTCCTAATCCGTCCCAGAAAGGGGAGCATTGTGACTGTGCTGAGCATCGATGGAGGAGGCATCAGGGGCATTATCCCTGCCACAATTCTTGCCTTTCTTGAATCCAAGCTCCAG GAACGAGATGGACCGGAATCAAGACTCGCGGATTACTTCGATATAGTTGCTGGAACCAGCACTGGAGGTTTGCTGGCCACGATGATCACTGCGCCCAATGAGGAAAAACGCCCCATATATGCTGCGAAAGACATTGTTGACTTCTATTTGCAGCACTGTCCTGGACTGTTTCCTGGTTGCAggttaattctaatttttgcaatgttttataGATACTCCAGTATAAACA GAAGCCGCCATAACTTGCTGAAGACATTCAAGAACTTGTTTGGTCCCAAGTACAACGGGAGATATCTGAGGACATTGCTAAGGGAACAACTAGGCGAGCTCACGATAAAGGAGACGTTAACAGATCTGGTGATACCGGCCTTTGATATCAAGCGGCTTCAACCGGTTATCTTCACTACTACAGATGTATGCATCTTTTCTATATGCATTCTTCTACCCCAAGTGGATGCAAAAATTAATGCTCATTTGCTTCAAATTTTGGGGCAGGCAAAGGAAAAGGCTTACAGAAACGCAAATCTATCTGATATCTGCATAGGCACCTCTGCAGCACCTACATATCTCCCAGCACACTATTTTGAAACCATTGATGAAGGAGGAAAAGTCACCAGTTATGATCTCATTGATGGAGGGGTTGCAGCCAATAATCCT TCACAGACTCTGATAGCCATATCCCACATTTCCAGTGGAATCTTGGCTGGAGACTCTGAGTATGTGCAAATGGATCCACTAGACAGCAGTAAAATCCTGGTCTTGTCTCTGGGTACCGGCATAGTCAAGCAAGCGCACGAGTACAATGCAGAGACAGCAGCCAGATGGGGCTTGTTTGGATGGGTGTACAAAAAAGGCAACATACCATTGCTCGATGTTTTCGGTGATGCAAGCTCCGACATGGTCGACATACATGTTTCCACCCTATTCCAATCCCTCCATACCCAGAACAATTACCTCCGTATCCAGGTTGTGTGA